Proteins encoded together in one Deltaproteobacteria bacterium window:
- a CDS encoding RidA family protein has protein sequence MRKRAVSTKKAPEAIGPYSQAVRAGGFLFLSGQIPLDPATGEVVGATVAQQTRRVLDNITAVLEAAGLGLDAVVKTTVYLKDLGTFAEMNEVYGRYFSEPYPARATVEAAALPKDVAVEIEAVAVTDSG, from the coding sequence GTGCGTAAGAGGGCCGTGAGCACGAAGAAGGCGCCCGAGGCCATCGGGCCGTACTCCCAGGCCGTGCGGGCCGGGGGCTTTCTCTTCCTGTCGGGACAGATACCGCTGGACCCGGCCACAGGCGAGGTCGTCGGCGCGACGGTGGCCCAGCAGACACGCCGCGTGCTCGACAACATAACCGCCGTGCTCGAGGCGGCGGGCCTCGGTCTCGACGCCGTGGTGAAGACGACGGTCTACCTCAAGGACCTGGGGACCTTCGCCGAGATGAACGAGGTCTACGGCCGCTACTTCAGTGAGCCCTACCCGGCGAGGGCGACCGTCGAGGCCGCGGCGCTGCCCAAGGACGTGGCGGTCGAGATCGAAGCCGTGGCCGTGACTGACTCCGGTTGA